Part of the Pseudoliparis swirei isolate HS2019 ecotype Mariana Trench chromosome 18, NWPU_hadal_v1, whole genome shotgun sequence genome is shown below.
GTGTCCTCGTGGGACAGGCAGGTCTATGGAGAGTAAAGAAGACTTGGGTATTGGATGCGccccagaagaggaggaggcctcacCACCAGCTCCTGGTTCTGTCTGACAGGTGGATTTAAACACCTTTACACCTCCTGCATCAGCATCAGTCATCAATAACGTGTTCTTCTTCCACAAGCTGTGGAAGAAGATGAATAACGTATCTTATCTTCTGTATGTCGGGGGTCTCGTGGTCTGAAGAGCTTTCAGGCTGTGGAGGTGTTCCACTCACACATCTGGAGGCGTGTGATGCTCTCTTCTCCTCAACAACCTGTTCCTGCAACGTGCTTCTGTGTGTTCAGTGGTCCCCCAGACAGGTAGACCTCCAGGGGCTCCAGAACTGGTTCCCCTGGTCCCGCATACCAGCCCCCGGATGTGAGCAGTTCAGCAGCCCGGGGGAGCAGAACATTCCTCTCTCTGGGCTGTAAAACTTGGAGccccaccagctcctcctccaccttctgtgtttgttttgtagacTTCCTCCTTCTGCTTCAGACTGGACCGTACCATTCTCCAACTGCAGGGGAGCTCCCTCACTGGAGCAGCGCGGAGCTGCGCTCCCTTCCAGGGCTGCACGCGCCTGGCCTCCCCGCGCGCGGCGCGTCCGTGGACCgccccaaggaggaggaggaggaggaggaggaggggggaaccCAGCTGATCAGAGCTGTGGTATTCCGCCACAGAGGCAGCAGCGACACCGGGACCAGAACACGGGAGGATCCGCCGGTGTGAGTTCGATACGCGAAGAGAAGAGTGGAACCGGAATGTCTCCCCGGCTGTGAGGACAGAGGCTCCGCGGGGAGACGCGCGCGGACAGGGTGGACCTCTGAGGGGCGCGCGCCCAGGAACGGCTCCGAGTCCACGGGGGACATGTCGTGGCTGTCACCGGTGTCGTGGGCCAAATGGACGTGGACGGCGGTGAGAggggcggagggagaggaggatgaagaggggcaggaggaggcCAGCGAGCCGAGGGAGCagcgtggagaggaggaggaggaggagagatctCAAGGCTGCAGGCAAGTGTTGTGCTGGACCTGAGACCCCGAACACACGTGACGTGCATCCACCTGTCGGGAGGAGCAGAGCAACAGGAGCACGTCGCTCTGTTGGCATGCAGAGGTGTccactgtgtgttgttgttgttgttgtcctcattGCTCACCACGGCGCGGCAGTCGGGTTTATTATAATGACGTAATCATGCTCACCAACGTGACACGTGCTTCATGCATGACGTCCTTATTCTGTTATTCTGTCTATTTAATATTATTCGggttcaaagtgtgtgtgtatctgtgtgtctgtgtgtgtgtgtctgtgtgtgtctgtgtgtatctgtgtgtctgtgtgtgtgtctgtgtgtctgtgtgtgtgtgtgtctgtctgtgtgtgtgtgtcctctgcactggatattatattataatgacGTAATTGCCAAAATCCACGTTTGTTTACTATCCAAGCATTTATCTAACCAATCACGACATCACACGTCACCACTACTCGACTTACATAATCAGTCAACACTATAGCTCTACACTGAAGTGTGTTGaaaggtgtctgtgtgtaaatacacacacacatgtaacagtgtgtgtggtgacaGGAAAGAGTGGGTctctatttcctctctctctctctctctcttttacttcATCTGTTCTTTCTCTCCGAGTTGTGAGAGCTGAATCTATCCGGTGTATCATCGATGGATTTGAAATAGTTGAAACTTGTAAAAggcaaaatattaaaatgtttctaTCAAGACTTGTGAACTCCAGATGTGTGTCACATGTCTAATAACAGTATTTATGtacataatacacataatatagTTGCACATATTGCACATTTTAATACAGCTGCTTCGCCTTCTCTTGTGTAGTGGAGTTCTGGTCACTTCTCTTCAGTTCTGCACGGATTGTTCTGAATGTTCTGGAAACTTcacgctctcctctcctctctggtctccacaGCTCCGACTTGGAGGGTCAGTTCGCCACGCCTGAAGCTGCCACACCTGTCCACGACCCCCCGACCTCACCTGGAGAGctggaggacaacaacaacacaggtgagagagagagagagagagagggagagggagaatcCCATCTGAAGAAATGAGGTTTTGAGCGCACATGAAAGGCGGAGAGAGTTCATCCTGCGGTTGCCATGGAAACTAGAGTCTGATGTTCAGCCGTGGCTCTCACGTGTGTTCGTCTTCGTCAACTGAAGAGCGACTGCTTCATCTTTCAAGTGCAACAACAATCGGTACGTGAAGTTGCGCCGCTCGCCAGAGGAACCGGAGACACCTCAGGGACGttcctccctcctgcctcccGGCTTCAGGTGTCTTCAGCCATGTCGGTATGTGAGGCAGTCTGAGTTCAGGgtgtgatgaggatgatgataatGGAGATGAAGAGTTGTCgttgaggggggaggagccggcAGCCGAGCGTGGGAACGGCCTTCGCTCTGGTATTTAACAGGTTCAACACAAAGCTCTGGTGGCTGTTGGAGGTCGCAGCGAGGTCTCGGCGAGGTCACGGCGACTGACTAATTATCAATAATTACCCATCGATACTATTTGTTATAACTATATGAATACTTTGTTGAATTGTTGGTTTTTAGGTCTTCAGGTTCAGAGATAATCatttatattatgtgtgtgtttgactggaCACCATAACGAGCACAGgggcacacgcacaacacattTCACATATTAAaatcatcatttaaaaaaaaaaaaaaattattgaattCCATCAATCAAATCGGACCACATGTTTTGAAtagtgagagatagagagagagagagagagagagagagagagcttctcttgagtgtgtatgtggattgtcTGGCTGCAGGAATCCTTtgaaaacactgtgtgtgtgtgtgtgtgtgtgtgtgtgtgtggtctcctaGCAACACAACATGACAGGAGTATGACGAGCATGACGGCGCTCTGAACTATGTCGATGTGTCAAAAGGTTCCCTCGGGCCGACGCTTCCCCCACACAGGCCGACACCCCTTTCTGTCTTAAACGCGACTTGAAATGAACCTCttgattttaaatgttaagACATCGCCATGGCAACGGCAGCAGAAGGAGCCGCTGGATGACCAGGAGCCAATCGGATGGCACTTGCACCTGAGTTTGGATTTGATTCGACGGATGGTCATCGGGAAGAAGTGTGCATGCATTTAAAAATGCGTTATGAATTGTTGTTGGTAAATTctggtgtttcttcttcttcttcttcttcttcttcttcttcttcagatgtGGACCAGGAGGAGCGGTTGATAGTGACCGCTCCGGTCTGGGCTCAGGACCGTCTCCTCAGACACAACATGGGTCAGGATGAGCCTGCAGTGCTTCTGGAGGTCCACATCCAGACCCTGGAAgcagaacaaacacagaacCTTCCAGAGGCCCGGGGCTCTGGGCCggtcctccttccaccctcacTGAAGGAAAGAGCTGAAGTGGCCAAATGCACAGCGCCATCCACAGAGCCGACCCAGGTCCCAGACCCCGTCCTGGTTGTAGATCCTGTCCCAGATgtggctccagctccagctccacctcaagAACCAGACCCAGTCCGAACCAGGAAACCTGCAGTCAGTAAtgctccaggtccaggtcctgctCCAGCTCAAGAGCCAGACTCAGTCCTTGCCAGGAAACCTGCATTcagtcctgctcctgctcctgctccagaTCCAGGTACAGGTCCAGGTCCAACTCTAGCTCAAGAGCCAGACTCAGTCCTTGGCAGTGAACCTGCATTcagtcctgctcctgctcctgctccagatccaggtccaggtccagattCAGTCATTAGTGGTGAACCTGCAGTcagtcctgctcctgctcctgctccagatccaggtccaggtccaacTCTAGCTCAAAAACCAGACTCAGTCCTTAGCGGTGAACCTGCATTcagtcctgctcctgctcctgctccagaTCCAGGTCCAGTTCCAACTCTAGCTCAAGAGCCAGACTCAGTCCTTGGCAGTGAACCTGCAGCcagtcctgctcctgctccaggtccaggtccaacTCTAGCTCAAAAACCAGACTCAGTCCTTAGCGGTGAACCTGCAGTTagtcctgctcctgctccaggtccaggtcctgctCAAACTCAAGAACCAGACTCAGTCCTCAGCGGTGACCATGCAGTCAGTCTAGCTCTAGAGCCTCCTGAGCAGAAACCTCTTGCTGAACCAGGACCACTGTGCAACGGCCTGGACCAGACCGAGCCTGCTCAGAAGACTAAAACCAGCAAGCCCAGGCCTCCCCCCCTGAAGGTGAAGGCCCCGCTGAACCAGCTCGCCCAAacagatgaggaagaagaacttCCTGTTCCCACGGCAATATACAAATTTGACCCGGACCAGCTGGACGACAGCTTTAACCCCTTCAACTGCGGCGGATCCAAAATCCAGAACTCACCCCCTCCGTTCGGTTCAGGCTCCCTCCCCAGACCGGAGACGCTCGGCGGGTCTTCGCCTGTGTGCAAGGCCAGCTTCGCAGATCCAGATCCAGATCCAGCAGAGGCCAAGTCTGTGATGCTTGAGTTCGGTCTGGATGGGGGAGCGGTCAGCAAGCCCCCCCCAAGGAAGTTGGGCGGTAGGAAATCCACCAGCAAACTCGCAGCTAAGAGGCAGAAGGCCAAAGGATCTGAGGCGCCCTGCAAACCTGCAGCAGAGCCCACAGAACCAGAATCAGTTCCTCCACCAGCATCAGGACCAGTTCCTCCACCAGCGTCAGAACCAGTTCCTCCACCAGCATCAGAACCAGTTCCTCCACCAGCATCAGGACCAGTTCCTCCACCAGTGTCAGAACCAGTTCCTCCACCAGCATCAGGACCAGTTCCTCCACCAGCGTCAGAACTAGTTCCTCCACCAGCATCAGGACCAGTTCCTCCACCAGCGTCAGAACCAGTTCCTCCACCAGCGTCAGAACCAGTTCCTCCACCAGCGTCAGGACCAGTTCCGGATCCTCTTCCAGACTCTTCTGCACCCCTGAGCCTCGATGATATTCCTATTCCCAAGTCGGGAGCGTATAACTTTGATCCCAGTCAGTGGGACGACCCGGATTTCAACCCGTTTGGCAGCAACAGTACGATGAGCGGCTCTCCGGTTCCCCCAAGGATCTCCCACAACACTTCAGAAGACCCTGCGGACGCTTTCAAACCCTTAAAGTCCACGAGCGCCGAGGACTCGTCCGCCGCCGCCCCCCAGCCGCCGGAGAAGGTGAAAGACGGAGGCAGACGGAAAGTAGTGCGCCCGGCGGGGGGGAAGAAGGTGAGGCCGATCCCCAAGAAGAGCCAAGAGGAGACCATCAAGAGCCAAGAGGAGACCACCAATATCCAAGAGGAGACCATCAAGAGCCAAAAGGAGACCACCAAGAGCCAAGAGGAGACCACCAATATCCAAGAGGAGACCATCAAGAGCCAAAAGGAGACCATCAAGAGCCAAAAAGAGACCACCAAGAGCCAAGAGGAGACCACCAATATCCAAAAGGAGACCAACAAGAGCCAAGAGGAGACCATCAAGAGCCAAGAGGAGACCACCAAGAGCCAAGAGGAGACCACCAAGAGCCAAAAGGAGACCATCAAGAGCCAAAAGGAGACCACCAAGAGCCAAGAGGAGGCCATCACGTAAGTCTGAATGAAAACGCTCCTTTCTTTAAGAGATGGTTACGTAATCATCTACTAATCATCTAGCGTCTAGAAGTTCCTCAAGACTCTAGAAGTTATTCAAGTTTCTAGAAGTTATTCTAGCGTCTAGGAGTTATTCAAGTCTCTAGAAGTTCTTCAAGTCTCGAGAAGTTCTTCTATCGTCTAGAAGTCCTTCAAGTCTCTAGAAGTTCTGCAAGTCTCTagaaggtcttcaggtctcgagAAGTTCTTCAAGACTCTAGAAGTTCTTCTATCGTCTAGAAGTCCTTCAAGTCTCTAGAAGTTCTGCAAGTCTCTAGAAGTCCTTCAGGTCTCTAGAAGTCCTTCAGGTCTCTAGAAGGTCCTCGGTCTGGACTCATTGAGCTCCGGCTGCTTGTGTTGATGCATTTTAAATGAACGCTGCTCAACttcagtcactcacacactgctttgtctcttcctcctgatatgtcctccatcttcatctacctcactcttcatcttcatccccttcactcttcatccccttcactcttcatcttcatccccttcactcttcatccccttcactcttcatcttcatccccttcactcttcatcttgatgcccccccccccccaggatgtCTCAACAGATCCAGtctctctgtttcctgttgtaagtatctctctctctctctctctctcctctctctccctgtctctctctctctctcctctctctccctgtctctgtctctctctctctctctgtctctctctctctctatctttctctatctctctgtctctctctctgtctctctctctctctctctctctctctgtgtctctctctctctctctgtctctctctctctctcctctctctctctctctcgttccttcGTGCACGCTCTGGTTCTCGTGTTTCTCTCGGCGTGTGTTATTGATATCTATGTTATTGATCTCTATGTTATTGATCTCTACATTATTGATCTCTATATTATTGATCTCTACGTTATTGATCTCTATATTATTGATCTCTATATTATTGATCTCTACATTATTGATCTCTATATTATTGATCTCTACGTTATTGATCTCTATATTATTGATCTCTACATTATTGATCTCTATATTATTGATCTCTACATTATTGATCTCTATATTATTGATCTCTGTGTTATTGATCTCTACGTTATTGATCTCTATATTATTGATCTCTACATTATTGATCTCTATGTTCTGACACCTGTTGCTTTGTGCTCTGTAGGAACTCCTGTAAAGTTCAGAAACATGAGGAGAGCCAGTCCTTGATGCTCGATGTGTGCAGTCAGGtaatgtccacacacacacacctacaactacacacacacacacacacacacacacacacacacacacacacacacactcccagagACACTCATGCTGAAGGATCTACTTCACCACGTGGGGTCCTGAGTCCCTCAGACGACGTATAGTGACAACTCAATGTGTTTCATCCTGTTTTTATATGACAATGTGGACCCTATATGTTCCTCCCTGctccccaggaggaggaggaggtggcccACACCCCAGAGATCACGCAGCGGGTTCATCACGCCACCGATGAGGAGAAGCTCGCCTCCACCGGCATGAAggtccaggaggagagaggagagcccgACTGCCTGAAGGCCCCGACAGAGAAACACCCGATCCATGAGGACTACGTCATGGACGGTACGCCTACATCTTACAATGTAGAGCAATGTTTGAGGGTTATGAacatcagcagaaagagtctgccgGCTCCACAGAGGGGGGCGTGGTCAGACCATCACTGACCCACTACTGACCCCTTCAGGGCCCGTTGGTTCAGAAAGCTGCTTTTCATTCTAGGAAACCAGCGGCACAAGCAGATGTAATAATGATGTGCAAGTGATACCTGGACTCACGTGTTCCACCTGACCTTCTCAAGTCACAGTCGTAGTAGTAGTTACTGATAGTATGTTATGGGACGTGCACTCTGAGGTCAGGAtttgcaaaaaaaggaaaaaaagaaaatcaacttTGATCTAAAAATGTTATGTTTCTCTGTAAAATGAAAGTGAAACATGCTGAGGTCAGCTTATACCAACAATAACACAAtatccacctgtcaatcaatctGCAACGAGAGGGGCGGGTTACCATGTGAGCGAGGAGAGCGGTCAGCACTCGACTTCATGGAGGAATCCAGTGGAGCGTGCATGCTCGGCTAAACGCTGACCCAGAGAGGAGAACCGTATGAATGTGGCACTGGTCTTCTGTCTCTCCTCAAAGGTCCGGGCAGCACAGGTACagctcacctggaggaggaggaggacacctgCAGCCTGAAAGACCAGCTGGTGAGTGGACCACAGGGACGGAGCGCTGTGGAGACTCAAACATGGCCGCCTTGTTTTCATCTCATTTAGTGAGACGTTTAGCTCATAATCATAATTATAAACTTTcatacttgttttatttttcccacGGGGACTGTGTGGCTCTCTCTTTTTAATAGATGAATGTTTTACCTGCTTAGTGTGTTTCTAAGTTAACTACATTTGCACCTCCCAGGTTATACAAATGTTTAATTAGTCAAACCAACTCACATGCAAACAGGTTTTTTCCCAGAGTGCACCTGGGGAAGACGCCGTGTGATCTGAAATGAAGAAGTTTAAAGCGCCGGGCGAGGCGTCCGGATCGCGGATGTTCTCACGGTGTGTGTTCTTCCCCACAGAGTGAGATGTCCCTGAACCTCACGTCAAAGATGGCCAGCGGGGACGTCCAGGACGCGGCGGCGAGGGGACGCCTGAGCGAGATGGACAAGGCCGGCGTGCTCAGCCTGATCCGGGGGGAGGTGTGTCTCCGTCGGCAGGAGGCGTGTCACGTGACGTGTGCCACGTGACACGCCTCGTCGTATCGATCACTTTGTGTTCCGGTCAGATCGTCACGAAGGAGATGGAGGTCAACGAGTGGAAGAGGAAGTACGAGGAGAGCCGGACCGAGGTTCTGGAGATGAGGTGTGGAACGTCTCCCACTGGCGTGAAGACGTATCGTCTATAAACACCAACAACACGgagggatgaagatgaaggagaagatgaagatgaagatgacacctgttgtttctatttttatcTTGACAGGAAAATAGTGACAGAGTACGAGACAACAGTGGCACAGATGATCGGTGAGTTGCTGCCACCTGGtggcggatgtgtgtgtgtgtgtgtgtgtgtgtttgtgtgtttggtttgtgtgtgtgtttgtgtgtgtgtgtgtttggtgtttgtgtgtgtgtgtgtttggtgtttgtgtttgtgtgtgtgtgtgtgtttggtgtttgtgtttgtgtgtgtttgtgtgtttgtgtgtgtgtgtttgtgtttgtgtgtgtgtgtttgtgtttgtgtgtgtgtttgtgtgtgtgtgtgtgtgtgtgtttaggtgtgtgtgtttgtgtttgtgtgtgtgtgtgtgtctccttgtaTTGGGAGGCGCCTCCATGAATCTGGACGTTACCTTTAGAATAACGACCTTTAGGAGCCTCGATGACGTCAtggccttttcttcttcttctacatgcGGTTTCTGAcatcagctgacaggaagtagaCGTGTCATATTGTTATCATAGCAGCTGTTGTGCACGCCCTCGTCTCTCAGAGGACGAGCAGCAGCAGAAGTCGTTGTCCGGCAGTCAGTCCGTCCGTCAGCTGACCTCCGAGCGGGACGCGGCCATCGCCGACCTCAACTCGGTGGAGCGCTCCTTCGCCGACCTCTTCAGGAGGTACGAGAACATGAAGGGCGTCCTGGAGGGCTTCAAGAAGGTCAGTGCGGAGGAGGCCGACGCCCTCTCTCTGTGGCCGGCTCAcgagacgtcctcctcctcctcctcctcctctcgctccaGAACGAGGAGGTGCTGAAGAAGTGCGCCCAGGACTACCTGCTGCGCAtcaagcaggaggagcagcggtACCAGACCCTCAAGATGCACGccgaggagaagctggagcgGTGAGCTTCAGGGCGGAGTGGTGACGTGTTCCTCCATGGaagctcttcttcttcaacgctgaccgcctctctctctctcgtgtcccTCGCAGGGCGAACGAGGACATCGCCCAGGTGCGTTCCAAGGCCGACTCGGAGAGCGTCGGCCTGAACGCCGGCCTGAGGAAGGAGCAGATGAAGGCGGAGTCGCTGGAGAGAGCCGTCAGTCAAAAGGTAGAAGGGGGACACGATAGAGGGGGACACGATGGAGGAGGACACGATGGAGGGGGACACGATGGAGGAGGACACGATGGAgggggacacgatggagggggacacgatggaggggacacgatggaggggacacgatgaggggacacgatggaggggacacgatggaggggacacgatggaggggacacgatggaggggacacgatggaggggacacgatggaggggacacgatggaggggacgcgatggaggggacacgatggaggggacacgatggaggggacacgatggaggggacacgatgaggggacacgatggaggaggacacgatggagggggacacgatggagggggacacgatggaggggacacgatggaggggacacgatggaggggacacgatggaggggacacgatggaggggacgatggggacacgatggaggggacacgatggaggggacacgatggaggggacacgatggaggggacGATGGAGGACGATGgaggggacacgatggagggacacgatggagggggacacgatggaggaggacacgatggagggggacacgatggaggaggacacgatggagggggacacgatggagggacacgatgagggacacgatggagggacacgatggaggggacacgatggaggggacacgatggaggggacacgatggaggggacacgatggaggggacacgatggaggggacacgatggaggggacacgatggaggggacacgatggaggggacacgatggaggggacacgatggaggaggacacgatggaggggacacgatggaggggacacgatggaggggacGATGGAGGGACAAGATGgaggggacacgatggagggggACACgatagagggggaggaggcgatggagggacacgatggaggggacacgatggaggggacacgatggaggggacacgatggaggggacacgatggaggggacacgatggaggggacacgatggaggAGGCGATGGAGGGACACGATAGAgggggacacgatggagggggacacgatggaggggacacgatggaggggacacgatggaggggcGATGGGGGACACGATGGAGGAGGACACGATGGAGGGACACGATGGAGAGGACACGATGGAGGAGGACACGATGGAgggggacacgatggagggggacacgatggagggggacacgatggagggggacacgatggagggggacacgatggaggaggacacgatggagggggacacgatggagggggacacgatggagggggACACGATAGAgggggacacgatggagggggacacgatggaggggacacgatagaggggacacgatggagggggacacgatggaggggacacgatggaggggacacgatggaggggacacgatggagggggacacgatggagggggacacgatggaggaggacacgatggaggaggacacgatggagggggacacgatggagggggACGCGATGGAGGGCTGAAAGATGGAGGGGGACGCGATGGAGGGGGACACGATAGAGGGGGACGATAGAGGGGGACGCGATGGAGGGGGACGCGATGGAGGGGGACGCGATGGAGGGGGACACGATAGAgggggacacgatggagggggACGCGATGGAgggggacacgatggagggcTGAAAGATGGAgggggacacgatggagggcTGAAAGATGGAGGGGGACGCGATGGAGGGGGACGCGATGGAGGGGGACACGATAGAgggggacacgatggagggcTGAAAGATGGAGGTCCATGATGGAGGTCAAAACCATTCACTGagacaatttattttattttgtattattgaaATAATTTCCCTGcaaaatatgcaaataaagtgatacgTGTCCTCCAATCAGACCTCTTCTTCCTGCTCTCTTATACTGTTGGGTTCAACATATTTATGTGTAGCTAAATTCCACATCTCGTGGTTCAGTACAATCTCATAAAATTGAATAATTAATCAATTGCAGATCGATGGTTTAATTCCAGGGTTTTCAAAAGGTCAGATCTTTGTAGAAATGCTCTTCTGGTGTCTGCCACTAGGGGACAGTGTTTCTGCTtctgaacacagacacagtgAGCTGAATGCTGCAGGTGTGCGCGTGGAGGCTTCGACTGTACCTGCTGCTGGTTCCTGTCTTCACACTGTGGCttaatgtctctctccctctctctctctctctctctctctccctctctcagaaTCAAGAGATCGAGGAGCTCACGAAGATCTGTGATGAACTGATCGCCAAACTGGGGACAGAATAGGAGCCTTTAGTGAATGTAAACACTGCACATGGtcaacctctccctctctccctctctctctctctccctctctctctctttctctcattgcTCTTTTCATACTGAGATATTAAACCAGAACAATCACGTTTCATATTGTGACTCATGAGTTATGATGAGGTGAAACATATTATGAAAGAGATTTATTGAGATTTGTCTCAGAATTTATCAGCAATATGGTGGAAAACGAATTAAAGCACAgacatattttattaaattaaacacaCATCTTTAATTCATTAAAGTACAgacatattttattacattagaGCACAGACATCTTTAATTCATTAAACTACAgacatattttattacattaaaaCACAGACATATTTTAGCACATCTTAAATCTCAAATATGTAAAATAAGAAGAGCATGTtgcataaaacattttaatttgatgaTATTTTGGCGGTGATGAAACTTTGCTCCTATTATTCTGTAATATTAAATAACTTGTTTTGCTCTGAAAGTTAGAAACAATCTTCTTGTTGCCGTGTAgatattttattcatattttgtgtaagcCCAAATGTTTCCGTGCCTTTATGTCTATTTTGTAAAAGAGGTTTTCTCGGTTCTCCGTGCTGTTGTCTCCAAACGT
Proteins encoded:
- the LOC130208912 gene encoding transforming acidic coiled-coil-containing protein 2-like isoform X3, yielding MGGSASHETSTRSHSATSDLEGQFATPEAATPVHDPPTSPGELEDNNNTDVDQEERLIVTAPVWAQDRLLRHNMGQDEPAVLLEVHIQTLEAEQTQNLPEARGSGPVLLPPSLKERAEVAKCTAPSTEPTQVPDPVLVVDPVPDVAPAPAPPQEPDPVRTRKPAVSNAPGPGPAPAQEPDSVLARKPAFSPAPAPAPDPGTGPGPTLAQEPDSVLGSEPAFSPAPAPAPDPGPGPDSVISGEPAVSPAPAPAPDPGPGPTLAQKPDSVLSGEPAFSPAPAPAPDPGPVPTLAQEPDSVLGSEPAASPAPAPGPGPTLAQKPDSVLSGEPAVSPAPAPGPGPAQTQEPDSVLSGDHAVSLALEPPEQKPLAEPGPLCNGLDQTEPAQKTKTSKPRPPPLKVKAPLNQLAQTDEEEELPVPTAIYKFDPDQLDDSFNPFNCGGSKIQNSPPPFGSGSLPRPETLGGSSPVCKASFADPDPDPAEAKSVMLEFGLDGGAVSKPPPRKLGGRKSTSKLAAKRQKAKGSEAPCKPAAEPTEPESVPPPASGPVPPPASEPVPPPASEPVPPPASGPVPPPVSEPVPPPASGPVPPPASELVPPPASGPVPPPASEPVPPPASEPVPPPASGPVPDPLPDSSAPLSLDDIPIPKSGAYNFDPSQWDDPDFNPFGSNSTMSGSPVPPRISHNTSEDPADAFKPLKSTSAEDSSAAAPQPPEKVKDGGRRKVVRPAGGKKVRPIPKKSQEETIKSQEETTNIQEETIKSQKETTKSQEETTNIQEETIKSQKETIKSQKETTKSQEETTNIQKETNKSQEETIKSQEETTKSQEETTKSQKETIKSQKETTKSQEEAITMSQQIQSLCFLLNSCKVQKHEESQSLMLDVCSQEEEEVAHTPEITQRVHHATDEEKLASTGMKVQEERGEPDCLKAPTEKHPIHEDYVMDGPGSTGTAHLEEEEDTCSLKDQLSEMSLNLTSKMASGDVQDAAARGRLSEMDKAGVLSLIRGEIVTKEMEVNEWKRKYEESRTEVLEMRKIVTEYETTVAQMIEDEQQQKSLSGSQSVRQLTSERDAAIADLNSVERSFADLFRRYENMKGVLEGFKKNEEVLKKCAQDYLLRIKQEEQRYQTLKMHAEEKLERANEDIAQVRSKADSESVGLNAGLRKEQMKAESLERAVSQKNQEIEELTKICDELIAKLGTE